The Odocoileus virginianus isolate 20LAN1187 ecotype Illinois chromosome 3, Ovbor_1.2, whole genome shotgun sequence genome includes a window with the following:
- the EIF4EBP3 gene encoding eukaryotic translation initiation factor 4E-binding protein 3: MSSSTSCPIPGGREGLPDCYSSTPGGTLYATTPGGTRIIYDRKFLLECKNSPTAQTPPCCLPQIPGVTAPPTAPPPKLEELTEQKETEEEIPDDAQFEMDI, from the exons ATGTCCTCGTCCACCAGCTGCCCGATtcctgggggcagggaaggaCTGCCCGACTGCTACAGCAGCACGCCGGGGGGCACGCTATACGCCACTACCCCCGGAG GCACCAGGATCATCTACGACCGAAAGTTCCTGCTGGAGTGCAAGAACTCACCCACTGCCCAGACGcctccctgctgcctccctcAGATTCCCGGGGTCACAGCTCCTCCAACAGCCCCACCCCCCAAGCTAGAGGAGCTGACGGAGcagaaggagacagaggaagagataccCG ATGATGCACAGTTTGAAATGGACATCTAA
- the APBB3 gene encoding amyloid-beta A4 precursor protein-binding family B member 3 isoform X1, which translates to MLGKDYMLAIILVNCDDDLWGDQSLEGEPGLPPGWRKIRDAAGTYYWHVPSGSTQWQRPSWESGDAEDPGKKTEGIWGLRPPKGRSFSSLESSLDQSNSLSWYGEESYIQRMEPGAKCFAVRSLGWVEVPEEDLVPGKSSIAVNNCIQQLAQTRSRSQPPDGAWGEGQNMLMILKKDAMSLVNPLDHSLIHCQPLVHIRVWGVGSSKGRDFAFVAGDKDSCMLKCHVFRCDVPAKAIASALHGLCAQILSERVEVSGDSPCCSLDPIIPEDLPRQVELLDAVSQAAQKYEALYMGTLPVTKAMGMDVLNEAIGTLTTRGDRDTWVPAMLSVSDSVMTAHPIQAEAGAEEEPLWQCPVRLVTFIGVGRDPHTFGLIVDLGHQSFQCAAFWCQPHAGGLSEAVQAACMVQYQKCLVASAARGKAWGAQARARLRLKRTSSVDSQGGPLPLPLLKGGVGGAGAAPRKRGVFSFLDAFRLKPSLLHMP; encoded by the exons ATGCTGGGCAAGGATTACATGCTGGCCATTATTCTGGTCAACTGCGATG ATGACTTGTGGGGGGACCAGAGTCTGGAGGGGGAGCCAGGCCTGCCCCCTGGCTGGAGGAAGATCCGCGATGCTGCAGGTACTTATTATTGGCATGTACCCAGCGGTAGCACTCAGTGGCAGCGCCCATCCTGGGAGTCAGGAGATGCAGAGGACCCAGGCAAG AAGACAGAGGGAATTTGGGGACTTCGGCCCCCCAAGGGGAGATCCTTCTCCAGCCTGGAGAGCTCACTGGACCAGAG TAACTCTCTGTCCTGGTATGGTGAAGAATCCTACATCCAGAGAATGGAGCCAGGGGCTAAG TGCTTTGCAGTCCGCTCTCTGGGCTGGGTGGAAGTACCTGAAGAGGACCTGGTACCGGGGAAGAGCAGTATCGCTGTCAATAACTGCATCCAGCAGCTGGCCCAGACCCGTAGCCGGAGCCAGCCTCCAGATGGTGCCTGGGGTGAG GGCCAGAACATGCTGATGATCCTGAAGAAGGATGCCATGAGCCTGGTGAATCCCCTGGACCACAGTCTGATCCACTGCCAGCCCCTGGTGCACATCCGTGTATGGGGTGTGGGCAGCTCCAAGGGCCG GGACTTCGCTTTTGTGGCGGGTGACAAAGACAGCTGTATGCTCAAGTGCCATGTGTTTCGCTGTGACGTCCCTGCAAAGGCCATTGCCAGTGCCCTACATGGGCTTTGTGCCCAG ATCTTGTCGGAGCGAGTGGAGGTCAGTGGTGATTCCCCTTGCTGCTCATTAGACCCCATCATCCCTGAAGACCTGCCTCGACAAG TGGAGCTACTGGATGCTGTGAGCCAGGCTGCTCAGAAGTACGAGGCACTGTACATGGGGACCCTGCCAGTCACTAAAGCCATGG GCATGGATGTGCTGAACGAGGCCATTGGTACGCTCACCACCCGTGGGGACCGGGACACCTGGGTCCCTGCCatgctcagtgtgtctgactctgtcatGACAGCACATCCCATTCAG GCAGAGGCTGGTGCAGAGGAGGAGCCACTGTGGCAGTGTCCTGTGCGCCTCGTGACCTTTATTGGTGTTGGTCGTGACCCACACACCTTTGGTCTCATTGTCGACCTGGGCCATCAGAGCTTCCAGTGTGCAGCCTTCTGGTGCCAGCCCCATGCAGGGGGACTTTCTGAAGCTGTGCAGGCGGCTTGCATG GTTCAGTACCAGAAGTGTCTTGTGGCCTCTGCAGCTCGAGGCAAGGCCTGGGGTGCCCAGGCCCGTGCCCGCCTGCGGCTCAAGCGGACCAGCTCTGTGGACTCCCAAGGAGGTCCCCTGCCACTTCCCCTGCTCAAAGGAGGGGTTGGGGGTGCAGGGGCAGCCCCTCGAAAGCGGGGtgtcttctcttttcttgatGCCTTCCGGCTGAAACCCTCTCTGCTCCACATGCCCTAA
- the APBB3 gene encoding amyloid-beta A4 precursor protein-binding family B member 3 isoform X3: MLGKDYMLAIILVNCDDDLWGDQSLEGEPGLPPGWRKIRDAAGTYYWHVPSGSTQWQRPSWESGDAEDPGKKTEGIWGLRPPKGRSFSSLESSLDQSNSLSWYGEESYIQRMEPGAKCFAVRSLGWVEVPEEDLVPGKSSIAVNNCIQQLAQTRSRSQPPDGAWGEGQNMLMILKKDAMSLVNPLDHSLIHCQPLVHIRVWGVGSSKGRSTPISDPARDFAFVAGDKDSCMLKCHVFRCDVPAKAIASALHGLCAQILSERVEVSGDSPCCSLDPIIPEDLPRQVELLDAVSQAAQKYEALYMGTLPVTKAMGMDVLNEAIGTLTTRGDRDTWVPAMLSVSDSVMTAHPIQAEAGAEEEPLWQCPVRLVTFIGVGRDPHTFGLIVDLGHQSFQCAAFWCQPHAGGLSEAVQAACMVQYQKCLVASAARGKAWGAQARARLRLKRTSSVDSQGGPLPLPLLKGGVGGAGAAPRKRGVFSFLDAFRLKPSLLHMP; the protein is encoded by the exons ATGCTGGGCAAGGATTACATGCTGGCCATTATTCTGGTCAACTGCGATG ATGACTTGTGGGGGGACCAGAGTCTGGAGGGGGAGCCAGGCCTGCCCCCTGGCTGGAGGAAGATCCGCGATGCTGCAGGTACTTATTATTGGCATGTACCCAGCGGTAGCACTCAGTGGCAGCGCCCATCCTGGGAGTCAGGAGATGCAGAGGACCCAGGCAAG AAGACAGAGGGAATTTGGGGACTTCGGCCCCCCAAGGGGAGATCCTTCTCCAGCCTGGAGAGCTCACTGGACCAGAG TAACTCTCTGTCCTGGTATGGTGAAGAATCCTACATCCAGAGAATGGAGCCAGGGGCTAAG TGCTTTGCAGTCCGCTCTCTGGGCTGGGTGGAAGTACCTGAAGAGGACCTGGTACCGGGGAAGAGCAGTATCGCTGTCAATAACTGCATCCAGCAGCTGGCCCAGACCCGTAGCCGGAGCCAGCCTCCAGATGGTGCCTGGGGTGAG GGCCAGAACATGCTGATGATCCTGAAGAAGGATGCCATGAGCCTGGTGAATCCCCTGGACCACAGTCTGATCCACTGCCAGCCCCTGGTGCACATCCGTGTATGGGGTGTGGGCAGCTCCAAGGGCCGGT CTACCCCCATCTCTGACCCTGCCAGGGACTTCGCTTTTGTGGCGGGTGACAAAGACAGCTGTATGCTCAAGTGCCATGTGTTTCGCTGTGACGTCCCTGCAAAGGCCATTGCCAGTGCCCTACATGGGCTTTGTGCCCAG ATCTTGTCGGAGCGAGTGGAGGTCAGTGGTGATTCCCCTTGCTGCTCATTAGACCCCATCATCCCTGAAGACCTGCCTCGACAAG TGGAGCTACTGGATGCTGTGAGCCAGGCTGCTCAGAAGTACGAGGCACTGTACATGGGGACCCTGCCAGTCACTAAAGCCATGG GCATGGATGTGCTGAACGAGGCCATTGGTACGCTCACCACCCGTGGGGACCGGGACACCTGGGTCCCTGCCatgctcagtgtgtctgactctgtcatGACAGCACATCCCATTCAG GCAGAGGCTGGTGCAGAGGAGGAGCCACTGTGGCAGTGTCCTGTGCGCCTCGTGACCTTTATTGGTGTTGGTCGTGACCCACACACCTTTGGTCTCATTGTCGACCTGGGCCATCAGAGCTTCCAGTGTGCAGCCTTCTGGTGCCAGCCCCATGCAGGGGGACTTTCTGAAGCTGTGCAGGCGGCTTGCATG GTTCAGTACCAGAAGTGTCTTGTGGCCTCTGCAGCTCGAGGCAAGGCCTGGGGTGCCCAGGCCCGTGCCCGCCTGCGGCTCAAGCGGACCAGCTCTGTGGACTCCCAAGGAGGTCCCCTGCCACTTCCCCTGCTCAAAGGAGGGGTTGGGGGTGCAGGGGCAGCCCCTCGAAAGCGGGGtgtcttctcttttcttgatGCCTTCCGGCTGAAACCCTCTCTGCTCCACATGCCCTAA
- the LOC110129343 gene encoding SLC35A4 upstream open reading frame protein, translating into MADDKDSLPKLKDLAFLKNQLERLQQRVEDEVNSGVGQDASFLSSPFLKGFLAGYVVAKLRASAVLGFAVGTCTGIYVAQAYAVPNVEKTLRDYLRSLRKGPD; encoded by the exons ATGGCGGATGACAAG GATTCTCTTCCCAAGCTTAAGGATCTGGCTTTTCTCAAGAACCAGCTGGAACGCCTGCAGCAGCGTGTGGAAGACGAAGTCAACAGTGGTGTAGGCCAG GATGCCTCATTCTTGTCCTCCCCATTCCTCAAGGGCTTCCTGGCTGGCTATGTGGTGGCCAAACTGAGGGCATCAGCAGTATTGGGCTTTGCCGTGGGCACCTGCACTGGCATATATGTAGCTCAGGCATATGCTGTGCCCAATGTGGAGAAGACATTGAGGGACTATCTTCGATCACTGCGCAAAGGGCCCGACTAG
- the SRA1 gene encoding steroid receptor RNA activator 1 translates to MAELYVKPGNTERGWNDPPQFSYGLQTQAGGPKRSPLTKRVAAPQDGSPRVPTSETSPGLPPMGPPPPSSKASRPPPFVGSCPPSRMEPMDSPVVESEILLEDVLRPLERALEDCRGHIKKQVCDDISRRLALLQEQWAGGKLSMPVKKRMALLVQELSSHQWDAADDIHRSLMVDHVTEVSQWMVGVKRLIAVKRSLFSEEEPNEEKSIATAEQNQTVPGVQLDCDPVGSPDSSHTTSCALAWEASLT, encoded by the exons ATGGCGGAGCTGTATGTGAAGCCGG GCAACACGGAGCGCGGCTGGAACGATCCGCCGCAATTCTCCTATGGGCTGCAGACCCAGGCTGGCGGACCCAAGCGCTCGCCGCTCACCAAGAGGGTCGCCGCTCCCCAGGATGGATCCCCCAGAG TCCCCACCTCAGAGACATCTCCTGGGCTCCCCCCAATGGGGCCTCCACCTCCGTCAAGTAAGGCTTCCAGACCACCTCCATTTGTGGGGAGCTGTCCTCCCTCCAGAATGGAGCCCATGGATTCCCCAGTCGTTGAGTCTGAGATTCTGCTAGAAGATGTACTGAGACCTTTGGAACGGGCATTGGAGGACTGCCGTGGCCACATAAAG AAGCAGGTATGTGATGACATCAGCCGACGCCTGGCTCTGCTGCAGGAACAGTGGGCTGGAGGGAAGCTGTCAATGCCTGTAAAGAAGAGGATGGCTCTGCTGGTGCAAG AGCTTTCAAGCCACCAGTGGGATGCAGCAGATGACATCCACCGCTCACTCATGGTTGACCATGTGACTGAGGTCAGTCAGTGGATGGTGGGAGTTAAAAGATTAATTGCGGTAAAGAGGAGTCTGTTTTCAGAGGAGGAGCCCAATGAAGAGAAATCCATAGCCACAGCTGAGCAGAACCAAACTGTACCAGGTGTCCAGCTTGACTGTGATCCTGTGGGTTCCCCAGACTCATCTCACACCACCTCCTGTGCCTTGGCATGGGAGGCTTCTCTAACTTGA
- the APBB3 gene encoding amyloid-beta A4 precursor protein-binding family B member 3 isoform X2, which yields MMTCGGTRVWRGSQACPLAGGRSAMLQVLIIGMYPAVALSGSAHPGSQEMQRTQARRQREFGDFGPPRGDPSPAWRAHWTRGIVVLLRALLYSSNSLSWYGEESYIQRMEPGAKCFAVRSLGWVEVPEEDLVPGKSSIAVNNCIQQLAQTRSRSQPPDGAWGEGQNMLMILKKDAMSLVNPLDHSLIHCQPLVHIRVWGVGSSKGRDFAFVAGDKDSCMLKCHVFRCDVPAKAIASALHGLCAQILSERVEVSGDSPCCSLDPIIPEDLPRQVELLDAVSQAAQKYEALYMGTLPVTKAMGMDVLNEAIGTLTTRGDRDTWVPAMLSVSDSVMTAHPIQAEAGAEEEPLWQCPVRLVTFIGVGRDPHTFGLIVDLGHQSFQCAAFWCQPHAGGLSEAVQAACMVQYQKCLVASAARGKAWGAQARARLRLKRTSSVDSQGGPLPLPLLKGGVGGAGAAPRKRGVFSFLDAFRLKPSLLHMP from the exons ATG ATGACTTGTGGGGGGACCAGAGTCTGGAGGGGGAGCCAGGCCTGCCCCCTGGCTGGAGGAAGATCCGCGATGCTGCAGGTACTTATTATTGGCATGTACCCAGCGGTAGCACTCAGTGGCAGCGCCCATCCTGGGAGTCAGGAGATGCAGAGGACCCAGGCAAG AAGACAGAGGGAATTTGGGGACTTCGGCCCCCCAAGGGGAGATCCTTCTCCAGCCTGGAGAGCTCACTGGACCAGAG GAATTGTGGTCCTTTTACGAGCTCTGCTCTATTCCAGTAACTCTCTGTCCTGGTATGGTGAAGAATCCTACATCCAGAGAATGGAGCCAGGGGCTAAG TGCTTTGCAGTCCGCTCTCTGGGCTGGGTGGAAGTACCTGAAGAGGACCTGGTACCGGGGAAGAGCAGTATCGCTGTCAATAACTGCATCCAGCAGCTGGCCCAGACCCGTAGCCGGAGCCAGCCTCCAGATGGTGCCTGGGGTGAG GGCCAGAACATGCTGATGATCCTGAAGAAGGATGCCATGAGCCTGGTGAATCCCCTGGACCACAGTCTGATCCACTGCCAGCCCCTGGTGCACATCCGTGTATGGGGTGTGGGCAGCTCCAAGGGCCG GGACTTCGCTTTTGTGGCGGGTGACAAAGACAGCTGTATGCTCAAGTGCCATGTGTTTCGCTGTGACGTCCCTGCAAAGGCCATTGCCAGTGCCCTACATGGGCTTTGTGCCCAG ATCTTGTCGGAGCGAGTGGAGGTCAGTGGTGATTCCCCTTGCTGCTCATTAGACCCCATCATCCCTGAAGACCTGCCTCGACAAG TGGAGCTACTGGATGCTGTGAGCCAGGCTGCTCAGAAGTACGAGGCACTGTACATGGGGACCCTGCCAGTCACTAAAGCCATGG GCATGGATGTGCTGAACGAGGCCATTGGTACGCTCACCACCCGTGGGGACCGGGACACCTGGGTCCCTGCCatgctcagtgtgtctgactctgtcatGACAGCACATCCCATTCAG GCAGAGGCTGGTGCAGAGGAGGAGCCACTGTGGCAGTGTCCTGTGCGCCTCGTGACCTTTATTGGTGTTGGTCGTGACCCACACACCTTTGGTCTCATTGTCGACCTGGGCCATCAGAGCTTCCAGTGTGCAGCCTTCTGGTGCCAGCCCCATGCAGGGGGACTTTCTGAAGCTGTGCAGGCGGCTTGCATG GTTCAGTACCAGAAGTGTCTTGTGGCCTCTGCAGCTCGAGGCAAGGCCTGGGGTGCCCAGGCCCGTGCCCGCCTGCGGCTCAAGCGGACCAGCTCTGTGGACTCCCAAGGAGGTCCCCTGCCACTTCCCCTGCTCAAAGGAGGGGTTGGGGGTGCAGGGGCAGCCCCTCGAAAGCGGGGtgtcttctcttttcttgatGCCTTCCGGCTGAAACCCTCTCTGCTCCACATGCCCTAA